In Siniperca chuatsi isolate FFG_IHB_CAS linkage group LG16, ASM2008510v1, whole genome shotgun sequence, the following proteins share a genomic window:
- the chac1 gene encoding glutathione-specific gamma-glutamylcyclotransferase 1 — protein MKPQDIVAGKTSMWIFGYGSLVWKPDFKYKRSNVGYIQGYKRRFWHGDNFHRGNDELPGRVVTLIEDDDASTWGVAFEVTGSQVEESLKYLNVRETVCGGYVTKMVDFFPEGENEPPVQALVYIATSDNPLYLGPATSQEIGFQIAVCRGKTGHNLEYLLRLAAFMRSSCPQVEDHHLFSIEAAALTVVSVMLSSPVAPTLSH, from the exons ATGAAGCCTCAAGATATCGTCGCCGGGAAGACCAGCATGTGGATCTTCGGGTACGGGTCACTAGTGTGGAAGCCTGACTTCAAGTACAAGAGGAGCAATGTCGGTTACATACAAGGCTACAAGAGACGTTTCTGGCACGGAGACAACTTCCATCGGGGGAACGACGAGTTG ccCGGAAGAGTGGTGACGCTGATTGAGGATGATGAC GCGAGCACTTGGGGTGTGGCGTTCGAGGTAACGGGCTCTCAAGTCGAGGAGTCCCTGAAGTACCTCAACGTGCGCGAGACGGTCTGTGGCGGCTACGTCACCAAAATGGTGGATTTCTTCCCCGAGGGGGAGAACGAGCCTCCGGTTCAGGCGCTGGTGTACATCGCCACCTCGGACAACCCCCTGTACCTGGGGCCGGCCACCTCACAGGAGATCGGCTTCCAGATCGCTGTGTGCAGAGGGAAGACGGGCCACAACCTGGAGTATCTGCTCCGGCTGGCTGCGTTCATGAGGAGCAGCTGCCCGCAAGTGGAAGACcatcacctgttctccatcgaGGCAGCAGCACTGACCGTAGTGTCAGTGATGTTGAGCAGCCCAGTAGCTCCTACCCTCTCTCACTAG
- the dll4 gene encoding delta-like protein 4 yields the protein MAAWFTFTIAFSTTLISQVCGSGVFELDLHEFKNHKGLLANGNACKPNCRTYFRICLKNYQAVVSPGDCIFGSTMTAVLGTNSFSAKDSGTLPRPIQIPFNFGWPGSFSLIIEAWHSPYENLPVDTSNPDFLISFFAIQRQLGVGTDWSQDMQTGKQTELRYSYRFICNESYYGESCSKKCTPRDDRFGHYTCNRDGQLSCLPGWKGKYCEEPICLEGCSERNGNCSKPGECVCRDGWQGTFCDECKKYPACKHGTCQLPWQCNCQEGWGGLLCDQDLNFCTHHHPCVNGATCMNTGQGSYTCTCLPGFTGVNCELEMQECDSNPCRNGGICTNLESGYMCTCPQGFEGSHCEHSLLTCADSPCFHSGKCWEKDNGRSYMCECPRGYTGLNCEKRVDKCTSLPCANGGLCLIHGGMRVCSCRAGFTGQRCEININECAGDPCLNGGTCQDRINDYTCVCPAGYGGRNCDRVLDECSLRPCLNGGLCTGGGGPGKPPATCICTSGFTGPRCEFFAAVTSPVTDGEIQDGFQWAAVSLAVGLVALLVLLCMVGLALRHIHRQAQRERADTETMNNLSNVQRDNLIPESQLKNTNQKIGLEVDCDSEKSNFIHKNYHLDSYNSNSKEFKDDKSQEDKSLIYDKCLEDKMPLSRMYSEKPECRISTICSSRDSMYQSVFVIAEERRECVIATEV from the exons ATGGCAGCCTGGTTCACCTTTACCATCGCATTCAGCACCACGTTGATATCACAG GTATGTGGCTCCGGTGTTTTTGAGCTCGATCTTCACgaatttaaaaatcacaaaggTTTGCTGGCAAACGGAAACGCATGCAAACCCAACTGCAGGACTTATTTTAGAATTTGCTTGAAGAACTATCAGGCAGTGGTCTCGCCAGGTGACTGCATCTTTGGAAGTACAATGACAGCAGTGCTGGGGACAAACTCTTTCAGCGCCAAGGACAGTGGCACTTTACCTAGACCGATTCAAATACCGTTCAACTTTGGATGGCCG GGGTCGTTTTCATTAATAATTGAAGCCTGGCATTCACCTTATGAAAATCTACCTGTAG ATACCAGCAACCCAGACTTTTTGATTAGCTTTTTTGCCATCCAAAGACAGCTGGGTGTAGGAACTGATTGGTCTCAGGACATGCAGACCGGAAAGCAGACAGAGCTAAGATATTCTTACCGGTTCATCTGCAACGAAAGTTACTACGGAGAAAGTTGTTCCAAAAAATGCACACCCAGGGACGACCGATTTGGCCACTACACCTGCAACCGTGACGGGCAGTTATCCTGTCTGCCTGGCTGGAAGGGGAAATACTGCGAAGAAC CTATCTGTCTGGAGGGCTGCAGCGAGAGGAATGGAAACTGCTCCAAACCTGGCGAGTGTGT ATGCAGAGACGGCTGGCAAGGCACATTCTGTGACGAGTGTAAGAAGTACCCGGCCTGTAAGCACGGTACCTGCCAGCTGCCATGGCAGTGTAACTGTCAGGAGGGCTGGGGAGGCCTATTATGTGACCAAG ATCTGAACTTCTGCACCCATCATCATCCCTGCGTGAACGGCGCCACCTGTATGAACACAGGACAGGGCAGCTATACATGTACTTGCCTGCCTGGTTTCACAGGGGTCAACTGTGAGCTGGAGATGCAGGAGTGTGACAGCAACCCCTGCAGGAATGGAGGGATATGCACA AATTTGGAAAGCGGCTACATGTGCACATGTCCCCAAGGTTTCGAGGGCTCCCACTGTGAGCACAGCCTGCTGACGTGCGCCGACTCCCCCTGTTTCCACAGTGGCAAATGCTGGGAGAAGGACAATGGCCGCAGCTACATGTGCGAGTGTCCCCGCGGCTACACCGGACTCAACTGTGAGAAGAGAGTGGACAAATGCACGTCGCTTCCCTGCGCTAATG GTGGTTTGTGTCTGATCCACGGTGGAATGCGTGTGTGTAGCTGTCGTGCAGGATTTACCGGCCAGCGCTGCGAAATCAACATCAATGAGTGCGCCGGTGACCCCTGCCTCAACGGTGGCACCTGCCAAGACCGGATCAACGACTACACCTGCGTCTGTCCTGCGGGCTACGGCGGACGCAACTGCGACAGAGTCCTGGATGAGTGTTCCCTTCGCCCCTGCCTCAATGGGGGTCTTTGCACTGGTGGCGGTGGGCCTGGCAAGCCTCCAGCAACCTGCATCTGCACATCAGGCTTCACCGGGCCTCGCTGCGAGTTCTTCGCCGCTGTCACCTCTCCCGTGACGGATGGAGAGATTCAAGATGGCTTCCAGTGGGCGGCAGTTTCTCTGGCTGTGGGGCTGGTGGCGCTGTTAGTGCTGTTGTGTATGGTGGGCTTGGCTTTGAGGCACATCCACAGGCAGGCCCAAAGAGAgagggcagacacagagacTATGAATAACCTGTCCAATGTTCAGAGAGATAACCTGATTCCAGAGTCccagctgaaaaacaccaacCAGAAAATCGGCCTGGAGGTGGACTGTGATTCAGAGAAATCGAACTTTATCCACAAAAACTATCACTTGGACTCTTACAACTCTAACTCAAAAGAGTTCAAGGATGACAAGTCACAAGAGGATAAAAGTCTTATTTATGACAAATGTTTAGAAGACAAAATGCCCTTGAGTAGAATGTACAG TGAAAAGCCAGAGTGTAGGATATCAACGATATGTTCCTCAAGAGACTCCATGTACCAGTCGGTATTTGTTatagcagaggagaggagggaatgCGTCATAGCAACTGAG GTATAA